Proteins encoded in a region of the Zea mays cultivar B73 chromosome 4, Zm-B73-REFERENCE-NAM-5.0, whole genome shotgun sequence genome:
- the LOC103654972 gene encoding receptor kinase-like protein Xa21, with translation MVMVATGCISMILAWSVLISILAVGGAATASDEAALLAFRAGLSPGALASWNSSGGFCRWYGVVCSRRRRPGRVRVVALSLASSNLSGTLSPAIGNLTFLRVLNLSSNALHGGIPETVGRLRRLTALDVGHNSISGALPANLSSCVSLEYLRLEYNQLGGRVPPDIGNTLARLRTLVLRNNSFTGPVPASLANLSSLRYLAVDGNHLGGPIPPGLGGIAGLQHLHLDQNRLDGELPRSLWNLSSLVAFQVNYNMLHGSIPPDIGDKLPAIQYLWLDGNRFSGAIPPSLFNLSGLVSLGLSLNGFTGLVPPTIGSLRSVTSLYLGENQLEADDGGGWEFVASLANCSSLQVLTLSDNYFSGQLPRAVANLSTTLQQLYLHNNSISGSIPEGIGNLVGLDLLSLGINPISGVIPESLGRLTNLVTLGLYSTSLAGHIPASLGNLTNLVYLDAHNSDLGGLIPASLGKLHKLVLLDLSHSRLNGSVPREILELSSLSLSLDLSNNFLSGPIPSEVGALANLNTLSLSGNQFTGNIPDSIGGCEVLEFLSLDRNTLDGGLPQSLGKLKGLNVLNLTMNSLSGRIPDALGSIGNLQQLGLAHNRFSGPVPETLQSLKLLWSLDVSFNDLRGRLPDEGVFRNLTYTTVEGNGGLCGGIPSLLLPPCPALAASMGRKRWPRILNTALPVIGAVVVVFVSAAVLVLVRQTKLKQRRKREAVSEVNDKQFQRVSYHTLSRGTDGFSEANLLGRGRYGSVYRCTLEEEEEGAGAAATVAVKVFNLQQSGSSKSFEAECETLRRVRHRCLLKIVTCCSSAGPQGEEFKALVFEFMANGSLDDWIHPRSSNPTAENTLSLSQRLGIAADIFDALDYLHNHSHPSIVHCDLKPSNVLLADDMSARIGDFGISRILPLGTVAKAMQNSESSIGIRGSIGYIAPEYAEGCAVSGLGDVYSLGILLLEMFTGRSPTDDMFKDSLDLHRFAAAALPDRAIEVADQTIWLHEEADGNGDVVHGRVTTSVIRQCLVSVLRLGISCSKQQPRERVLLADAVTEMHSIRDGYLRSCSMVEQ, from the exons ATGGTCATGGTGGCGACAGGCTGCATCAGCATGATCCTTGCATGGTCCGTCCTCATCTCCATCCTGGCTGTCGGCGGCGCGGCAACGGCAAGCGACGAGGCGGCGCTGCTAGCCTTCAGGGCGGGGCTGAGCCCAGGCGCCCTCGCCTCGTGGAACAGCAGCGGCGGCTTCTGTAGGTGGTACGGCGTGGTGTGTAGCCGCCGACGCAGGCCGGGCCGCGTCCGCGTGGTGGCGCTGAGCCTGGCGTCCAGCAACCTGTCCGGCACGCTCTCGCCGGCCATCGGAAACCTCACCTTCCTGCGGGTGCTCAACCTGTCCTCCAACGCGCTCCACGGGGGCATCCCCGAAACCGTCGGCCGTCTCCGGCGCCTGACGGCCCTCGACGTGGGCCACAACTCCATCTCCGGCGCGCTCCCCGCCAACCTCTCCTCCTGCGTCAGCCTGGAGTACCTGCGCCTCGAGTACAACCAGCTCGGCGGGCGCGTGCCGCCGGACATAGGCAACACGCTGGCCCGGCTCCGGACCCTCGTGCTGCGGAACAACAGCTTCACGGGACCCGTCCCGGCGTCGCTGGCCAACCTGTCCTCGCTTCGGTACCTCGCCGTGGACGGCAACCACCTGGGCGGCCCGATCCCGCCGGGCCTCGGCGGCATCGCCGGCCTGCAGCACCTGCATCTGGACCAGAACAGGCTCGACGGCGAGCTCCCGCGCTCCCTGTGGAACCTGTCGTCGCTGGTGGCGTTCCAGGTGAACTACAACATGCTGCACGGCAGCATCCCTCCCGACATTGGCGACAAGCTCCCGGCCATACAGTACCTCTGGCTGGACGGCAACAGGTTCAGCGGGGCGATCCCTCCTTCCCTCTTCAACCTCTCAGGTCTCGTGAGCCTCGGCCTCTCGCTGAACGGCTTCACTGGCCTCGTGCCCCCCACCATCGGGAGCCTGCGCTCCGTCACGAGTCTGTACCTGGGGGAGAACCAGCTCGAGGCAGACGACGGCGGGGGCTGGGAGTTCGTCGCGTCGCTGGCGAACTGCAGCAGCCTCCAAGTGCTCACCCTCAGCGACAACTACTTCAGCGGGCAGCTGCCGCGGGCAGTAGCCAACCTGTCGACGACGCTTCAGCAGCTCTACCTCCACAACAACAGCATCTCCGGGAGCATCCCGGAGGGCATCGGCAACCTGGTCGGCTTGGACCTGCTCTCTCTGGGGATAAACCCCATATCTGGCGTGATACCGGAAAGCTTGGGCAGGCTGACGAACCTGGTCACGCTTGGCCTGTACAGCACTAGCTTGGCAGGCCACATCCCGGCTTCTCTTGGGAACCTTACCAATCTGGTTTACCTAGATGCACACAACTCAGATCTGGGAGGCCTCATCCCAGCCAGCCTTGGGAAGCTGCACAAACTAGTCCTGCTGGATCTGTCACACAGCCGTCTCAACGGCTCGGTCCCCAGGGAAATCCTCGAGTTGTCCTCGCTTTCTTTGTCACTGGACCTGTCCAACAATTTCCTCTCCGGACCCATTCCATCAGAGGTCGGCGCCCTGGCCAACCTCAACACCTTGAGCCTGTCAGGGAACCAGTTCACCGGCAACATACCTGACAGCATAGGAGGCTGCGAGGTGCTGGAGTTCCTCTCGCTTGACAGGAACACGTTAGACGGAGGCCTGCCTCAATCCTTGGGCAAGCTGAAAGGGCTCAACGTACTCAACCTAACCATGAACAGCCTATCCGGTAGGATCCCTGACGCCCTGGGCAGCATCGGCAATCTGCAGCAGCTGGGTCTAGCGCACAACCGCTTCTCCGGACCGGTCCCGGAGACCCTGCAGAGTCTGAAGCTGCTGTGGAGCTTAGACGTGTCGTTCAATGATCTGCGAGGCAGGTTACCTGACGAAGGCGTCTTCAGAAACCTCACCTACACCACGGTCGAGGGGAACGGCGGCTTGTGTGGTGGGATACCAAGCCTTCTGCTGCCTCCATGCCCCGCTCTTGCCGCAAGCATGGGCAGAAAACGGTGGCCCAGGATTCTTAACACAGCTCTGCCGGTCATCGGAGCAGTAGTCGTGGTGTTTGTTTCGGCTGCTGTTCTTGTTCTTGTACGCCAGACCAAGCTGAAACAAAGGCGAAAGAGAGAAGCCGTATCTGAAGTTAATGACAAACAGTTTCAGAGAGTTTCGTATCACACATTGTCAAGAGGAACTGACGGGTTTTCAGAGGCTAACTTGCTCGGCAGAGGAAGATACGGTTCTGTTTACAGATGTACTctagaagaggaagaggaaggtGCAGGTGCAGCTGCAACCGTAGCCGTAAAAGTGTTCAACCTTCAGCAATCAGGATCCTCAAAGAGTTTCGAGGCCGAGTGTGAGACTCTGAGAAGGGTACGCCATCGCTGTCTCCTGAAGATCGTCACCTGCTGCTCGAGTGCTGGTCCGCAAGGCGAAGAGTTCAAGGCGTTGGTTTTTGAGTTCATGGCCAATGGCAGCTTAGACGACTGGATCCATCCCCGGTCGAGCAACCCCACTGCAGAAAACACCCTCAGCCTTTCGCAAAGACTTGGCATAGCTGCTGACATCTTCGATGCGCTCGACTATCTTCACAACCACAGCCATCCATCGATCGTCCACTGCGACCTGAAACCAAGCAACGTTCTTCTTGCAGATGACATGAGCGCCAGGATTGGCGATTTTGGAATATCAAGAATCCTACCTTTAGGTACAGTAGCAAAAGCTATGCAAAATTCAGAAAGCTCAATTGGAATAAGAGGTTCCATAGGTTATATCGCGCCAG AGTACGCTGAAGGCTGCGCGGTTTCTGGACTAGGTGATGTTTACAGCCTAGGAATACTGTTGCTTGAGATGTTCACGGGGAGGAGCCCTACTGATGACATGTTCAAGGACTCCCTGGACCTGCACAGGTTTGCTGCAGCCGCTCTTCCTGACAGAGCCATAGAGGTAGCTGATCAGACGATCTGGCTGCATGAAGAAGCAGATGGTAATGGAGACGTGGTACATGGAAGGGTAACAACAAGTGTCATTCGGCAGTGTTTGGTGTCTGTGCTTAGGCTTGGCATATCCTGTTCAAAGCAACAGCCCAGAGAGCGCGTGTTGTTAGCAGATGCTGTGACAGAGATGCATTCGATCAGGGATGGGTATCTCAGATCTTGCTCGATGGTTGAGCAGTGA